A stretch of DNA from Syntrophobacterales bacterium:
CTTTGCGCTTGATCCTCGGGGAAAGCTTTATACGCAGGATAATGTCAAGGACAGTCTGGCCATGCGCGATTTATGCAAGGAATTAAGGGATTTGGGGATGATTGGGGGTGGACCGGCAACATTCGGCAAGTTGGAGCGCCAGGCGTTTGCCAATCAACTGGATCGCCTCCTGACCAAGCAGTTGAAGGCGGAGCTTCATGTTCATGATGTCGAAAAAGCGGGGCTGTAAACGAGGTGTATGCCGAAAAACAGAGGGCTTCTTGATAATAAAAAGCCCCTCAAAAATTTGAAGGGCTTTTTACTGAAAAAAATTAAATCCCGATCTTACAGTTTACGTACATCCGCTGCAGCGGGGCCTTTGGGACCGGCAACAACATCGAAGCTCACCCGATCGCCCTCAGACAATGATTTAAAACCCTCTGCCACAATGGCGGAATGATGTACGAAAACATCCGTGCCGTTGTCCTGTTCGATAAAACCGAATCCCTTTGAATCATTGAACCACTTTACTTTTCCTTCAGACATCTCTACTACTCCTTTTTTTTGGGTTCCTACTGGGAACCATGCAATTATGCCGACTCATTCGGCCTGCCGCCCGTTTTGCGCACAAAAAAACCGCCCTTGCCAATTTATTTGGTCAGTGCGGCTAACTTTTTCGTACTTTGCTTAAAACAAAAACGTGCTGCACATCAAGTGGAAAGGATGATAAAGGAAGTCGCAGAAAAATGCAAGCTCTTTTTTATAATGTTTTTTATAATGATTTTCAAAGCTCAATGCGGTACCCTGGCATTGGGTTTGTGGGAGGATGAGTGCGCCGTTGTCTTGTCTGGGGAGGAATATGGGATTAATCTGGATCAACGAGGTTTCGGTCAGTTTTGGCGGGCCGCTGCTGCTTGATGGCGCCACGCTGCAGATAGAGGCGGGCGAAAAAATCGGCCTTTTGGGAAGGAACGGTTCAGGCAAGTCAACCCTTATGAAATTGCTGATGGGCGATGTTTCCCCGGATTCCGGCGCGATTGTCCGCAAGGGGGAGGCTCGGATCGCCATGCTTCCCCAGGACGTGCCCGACGACCTGCCGGGAACGGTTTATGATGTCGTGGCTTCCGGTGGCCGGGAGCATCTGGAACTGCTCCGGGAATACCGCGAACTAACCGTTCTTTTATCAAACGGCGGTGCGGAGACCCTGCTGAAAAAGCTGGAATTGTTGCAGCGGCGGCTGGAGGCCTCCGGCGCCTGGCGATACCATCAGCAAGTGGAAGCGGTGCTCTCCCGGACTGAGCTGGATGAAAATGCCGAGTTCGGGCTGCTTTCGGCGGGCATGAAACGGCGGGTATTGCTCGCCAGGGCTCTGGTGAACGAACCGGACCTTCTGCTGCTCGATGAGCCGACAAATCATCTGGACATCGAGGCCGTACTCTGGCTGGAGGATTTCCTGCGGAACTTCGACAGAACGCTGCTGCTCGTGACCCACGATCGGGCATTTCTTCAGCGGGTGGCGATGCGCATTGTGGAGATCGATCGGGGGCGATTGCTCTCTTTTGCCTGCAATTATAGCGAGTATCTTGAACGCCGACAGGCTTTGCTTGCGGCCCAGCAGAATCAGGCGCAGGAATTTGACAAGAAACTTGCAAGGGAGGAGATTTGGATTAGACAGGGAATCAAGGCCCGCCGCACCCGCAACGAGGGCAGGGTGCGCGCGCTGATGCAGTTGCGCCGGGAGCGGGCGCAGCGCCAGGAGCAGACGGGCAACGTCCGGCTTGCAATCCAGGACGCGAATCGCAGCGGCCGGCTGGTGGTGGAGGCGCAGGATATTCATTTTTCCTTCGGCGACAACAAAATCGTGGCGGGGTTCTCGACGACGATCATCCGGGGCGACAAGGTGGGGATTATCGGTCCCAACGGCTCTGGAAAAACCACGCTGCTGAAGATTCTGCTCGGCGAGCTGAACCCGGACGCGGGAAGCGTCCGTCGGGGCGCCGGGGTGCAGGTTGCCTATTTTGATCAGCTTCGCGCCCAGCTCGACGAAAACAAAACATTGAAGGATAATGTCGCCGCCGGCAGCGACATGGTAATCGTGGGCGGCGCTTCCCGGCATATCATCTCGTATCTTCAGGATTTTCTTTTCCCGCCAGACCGGATTATGTCGCCAGTCAGCTCTCTTTCGGGCGGCGAGCGGAATCGGCTGCTGCTGGCAAAACTCTTCCTCCTTCCCTCCAATGTCCTGGTTCTGGATGAACCGACCAACGATCTTGACATGGAAACGCTGGAGCTCCTCGAAGAGCGCCTTCTCGATTACGGCGGAACGATTATTCTGGTCAGTCACGATCGCGCTTTTCTGAACAATGTGGCAACCTCAACAATTGTCTTCGCAGGCAAAGGGCGGCTCCAGGAATATGTTGGCGGCTACGACGACTGGATGAGACAAAAAACCAAGCAGACATATCCACTTACAACGGTTAAGGATGAACAAAAACAGAAGAGGGACAGAGCGCCGCGGGAAAAGAAGAAACTCTCCTACAAAGAGCAGCAGGAGCTGGAGAGTTTGCCGGTGAGAATTGAAGCCCTGGAGAAGGAAAAGGAACGTCTGCACGAAACCCTGAATTCTCCGGAATTCTATGTCAACCGGGATGCCGGGAAAATAGACAGGGCAAGCGCAGAATTGAGCGTACTGGAAAAAAAGCTGGGTATGGACTATGGACGCTGGGAGGAACTGGAAAGCCTTGCGGAAAAACTCAGCGGCGAGCAAATTTGAAAAAATTAATTTTCCGGTTCCCTTGACATGACCCGGGCGGGTTCTTATATTACCGGCGGTTTTGAGGACATTCCCTGAAAAGTGAAAGGTTAATAAAGGGATGGAAGATTACATAATCAAGATATTCAGGGAGTCGATCCAGGTAAAGGAGGCTTTTCTCAACGAAAACCTGAATAGGATAGTTGCCGTAGTTGAGGCGGTGACTGAGGCGCTGACTGCCGGCAGCAAGATACTCCTCTTCGGAAACGGCGGATCGGCTGCGGACGCCCAGCATCTGGCTGCCGAATTTGTCAACCGGTTTCTCATCGAGCGGCCGCCGCTTCCGGCTATCTCTCTTGCCACGGATACGTCGGTGCTTACGAGTATCGGCAATGATTATGATTTTTCCGAAATATTCAGCAAGCAGATTCGGGCGATCGGTCAGAAGGGCGATATCGCCTGGGGGATAAGCACCAGCGGGGGATCGGTAAACGTTGTCAAGGGGCTGGCGGCTGCCCAGAAAATCGGCATGATTACGATCGGGCTCACAGGCCGAGACGGCGGCGAGATTGGCCGGATGGTTGATTTTCATTTGAACGTCTCGTCGCAGAGCACCCCCCGCATCCAGGAGGCGCACATAACCGTCGGGCATGTCATCTGTGAGATGGTGGATTTCAAGCTGTTTCAGAGGACGGAAAGCTTGGCTTAATATATATAGGGGAGTTCATGGGTTTGAAGACAGGCAAAAAAGATACAACCGGAATTAATGATGCCGTAAAAAATGAGGCTGATGGGCAACAGGGGCTGTCGGTTGAAGGGCTGATTGACGGTAAAAATACAGAGGAGCTGACTGTAAAACTCCAGGAGGCGGAAAAAAAGGCCGCGGAAAATTATGACAAGTACCTGCGTTCCGTTGCCGAATTCGATAATTATCGCAAACGCTCCCTCCGCGAGAAGGCGGATGCCATCAATTACGGCAATGAAAAGCTGCTGCAGGACATCCTGCCGCTTCTCGACGGCATAGACAGGGCGCTGGAGCAGGCCGGTAAATCGTGCGATTTAGAGGCTTTCAAGACCGGGCTGCAGTTGCTGCGCGAGCAGTTTGCCGGTTGTCTGAAAAAGCACGGAGTGGAATCGATCGACACGCTCCGACAGGACTTCGATCCCAACCTGCACGAGGCGCTGCTCCAGGTTAACAGCCCCGACCATGGGCATAACAAGGTGGTAAACGAATTCGAAAAGGGCTTTCTGCTGAACGGGCGGTTGCTCAGGCCGGCGAAGGTGTCTGTTTGCAGACGCCCCGTAGCGGACAACGATAATAAAAATGAGTGCGAAAAGGCATAAATTCAAGGAGGAATAGCTGTTATGGCAAAGATTATTGGAATAGATTTGGGGACAACAAACTCGTGCGTAGCGGTGATGGAGGGCGGGGACCCGGCCGTAATCGCCAACCAGGAGGGTAACCGCACGACTCCGTCGATCGTGGCTTTCGCAGAAAATGGCGAGCGTCTGGTGGGGCAGGTGGCCAAGCGCCAGGCCGTTACCAATTCGGAGAACACCGTTCATGCGGTAAAGCGGCTGATCGGGAGGAAGTTTGGTTCGAAAGAGGTGCAGTACGACAAATCGGTCAGCCCCTTCAAAATAACCGAGGGACCAAACGGCGACACTCAGGTGACGGTTCGGGGCAAGAACTACAGCCCGGCGGAGATATCGTCGATGATTCTGACCAAGATGAAGCAGACGGCCGATGACTACCTCGGCGAGAAGGTAACCGACGCGGTAATCACCGTTCCTGCCTACTTCAATGACTCCCAGCGGCAGGCTACCAAGGATGCCGGCCGGATCGCGGGGCTCAATGTCCTGCGGATCATCAACGAGCCTACCGCGGCGGCGCTGGCCTATGGTCTGGACAAGAAAAAGGACGAGAAGGTGGCCGTTTTCGATCTGGGCGGCGGTACCTTCGATATCTCGATTCTGGAACTGGGCGGCGGCGTTTTTGAAGTCAAGGCGACCAATGGCGATACCCATCTCGGCGGCGAGGATTTCGATCAGCGACTCATTGAATATCTGGCCTCCGAATTCAAGAAGGATCAGGGCATCGACATCAAAAGCGACAAGATGGCCCTCCAGCGGCTCAAAGAGGCCGCGGAAAAGGCAAAGATGGAGCTTTCGAGTTCGATGGAAACGGATGTCAATCTGCCCTTCATCACGGCTGATGCGTCCGGGCCGAAGCACTTGAACATCAAGCTTACCAGGGCAAAACTGGAGGCGCTGGTCGAGGATCTGATCGAAAAGACCGTTGGCCCCTGCCTGACGGCGATGAAGGACGCGAAACTTTCCATGTCCGATATTAATGAGGTTATCCTTGTCGGCGGGATGACGCGCATGCCCAGGGTGCAGCAGAAGGTAAAGGAGATTTTCGGAAAGGAACCCCACAAAGGGGTTAACCCGGACGAGGTGGTGGCGATCGGCGCCGCGATCCAGGCCGGCGTC
This window harbors:
- the grpE gene encoding nucleotide exchange factor GrpE, whose amino-acid sequence is MGLKTGKKDTTGINDAVKNEADGQQGLSVEGLIDGKNTEELTVKLQEAEKKAAENYDKYLRSVAEFDNYRKRSLREKADAINYGNEKLLQDILPLLDGIDRALEQAGKSCDLEAFKTGLQLLREQFAGCLKKHGVESIDTLRQDFDPNLHEALLQVNSPDHGHNKVVNEFEKGFLLNGRLLRPAKVSVCRRPVADNDNKNECEKA
- a CDS encoding D-sedoheptulose 7-phosphate isomerase produces the protein MEDYIIKIFRESIQVKEAFLNENLNRIVAVVEAVTEALTAGSKILLFGNGGSAADAQHLAAEFVNRFLIERPPLPAISLATDTSVLTSIGNDYDFSEIFSKQIRAIGQKGDIAWGISTSGGSVNVVKGLAAAQKIGMITIGLTGRDGGEIGRMVDFHLNVSSQSTPRIQEAHITVGHVICEMVDFKLFQRTESLA
- the dnaK gene encoding molecular chaperone DnaK codes for the protein MAKIIGIDLGTTNSCVAVMEGGDPAVIANQEGNRTTPSIVAFAENGERLVGQVAKRQAVTNSENTVHAVKRLIGRKFGSKEVQYDKSVSPFKITEGPNGDTQVTVRGKNYSPAEISSMILTKMKQTADDYLGEKVTDAVITVPAYFNDSQRQATKDAGRIAGLNVLRIINEPTAAALAYGLDKKKDEKVAVFDLGGGTFDISILELGGGVFEVKATNGDTHLGGEDFDQRLIEYLASEFKKDQGIDIKSDKMALQRLKEAAEKAKMELSSSMETDVNLPFITADASGPKHLNIKLTRAKLEALVEDLIEKTVGPCLTAMKDAKLSMSDINEVILVGGMTRMPRVQQKVKEIFGKEPHKGVNPDEVVAIGAAIQAGVLTGDVKDVLLLDVTPLSLGIETLGGVLTKLIEKNTTIPTRKSQTFSTAADNQPAVSIHVLQGERSMAADNRTLGRFELVGIPPAPRGMPQIEVTFDIDANGIVHVSAKDLGTGKEQSIKITASSGMTEEEIKKLVKDAEAHAEEDKKKKELIDARNQADTLMYSVEKNVKEFGDKIDAAEKTKIEEAIERVKKAIAGDDLAEINAAQEQLSTASHKLAEAMYAKTAQQGAGAGPQPDGAAGPEAGAQAAGGKDDDVVDADFEDVKK
- a CDS encoding cold-shock protein; protein product: MSEGKVKWFNDSKGFGFIEQDNGTDVFVHHSAIVAEGFKSLSEGDRVSFDVVAGPKGPAAADVRKL
- a CDS encoding ATP-binding cassette domain-containing protein, which produces MGLIWINEVSVSFGGPLLLDGATLQIEAGEKIGLLGRNGSGKSTLMKLLMGDVSPDSGAIVRKGEARIAMLPQDVPDDLPGTVYDVVASGGREHLELLREYRELTVLLSNGGAETLLKKLELLQRRLEASGAWRYHQQVEAVLSRTELDENAEFGLLSAGMKRRVLLARALVNEPDLLLLDEPTNHLDIEAVLWLEDFLRNFDRTLLLVTHDRAFLQRVAMRIVEIDRGRLLSFACNYSEYLERRQALLAAQQNQAQEFDKKLAREEIWIRQGIKARRTRNEGRVRALMQLRRERAQRQEQTGNVRLAIQDANRSGRLVVEAQDIHFSFGDNKIVAGFSTTIIRGDKVGIIGPNGSGKTTLLKILLGELNPDAGSVRRGAGVQVAYFDQLRAQLDENKTLKDNVAAGSDMVIVGGASRHIISYLQDFLFPPDRIMSPVSSLSGGERNRLLLAKLFLLPSNVLVLDEPTNDLDMETLELLEERLLDYGGTIILVSHDRAFLNNVATSTIVFAGKGRLQEYVGGYDDWMRQKTKQTYPLTTVKDEQKQKRDRAPREKKKLSYKEQQELESLPVRIEALEKEKERLHETLNSPEFYVNRDAGKIDRASAELSVLEKKLGMDYGRWEELESLAEKLSGEQI